A segment of the Candidatus Deferrimicrobiaceae bacterium genome:
GTATGCTCCACCTTCCGTTCCTCCGGAAGGAGGAGCGCAACGCGCGGGAAACGTGCCGGGAGATCCTGGAGTTCCTGGGTCTTTCCGGCCAGGCGGATGAGGAAGCCGTTCGTCTCCCCTACGGACAGCAGCGCATCGTGGAGCTCGGCCGGGCGCTGGCCTGCGAGCCGCGGATTCTTCTGCTCGACGAGCCCGCGGCGGGTCTGAACATCCGCGAAACGGCCGAGGTCGGGAAACTGATCAGCAGGATTCGCGAGCGGAACGTCACCGTCCTGCTCGTGGAGCATGACATGTCCCTCGTCATGGACATTTCCGACGAGATCGTCGTGCTCAGTTACGGGCAGAAAATCGCCGAAGACAAACCGGCCTCCATCCAGAAGGACCCGGAAGTGATCCAGATCTACCTCGGGGAAGGCGATGCTTAGGATCAAGAACCTTGAGG
Coding sequences within it:
- a CDS encoding ABC transporter ATP-binding protein is translated as MKLLSIRSISKRFGGLKAVDNVSFDVPQGAIKALIGPNGAGKTTLFNLLSGFLRPDRGSVVFAGAEVLGIMPHQIAARGMARTFQQTRLFPKMTVLDNILVGRHLHSRGGFVSCMLHLPFLRKEERNARETCREILEFLGLSGQADEEAVRLPYGQQRIVELGRALACEPRILLLDEPAAGLNIRETAEVGKLISRIRERNVTVLLVEHDMSLVMDISDEIVVLSYGQKIAEDKPASIQKDPEVIQIYLGEGDA